From Nocardioides faecalis:
CCTGAACCGGATCGCCCATGGCCTCAGGTTCCACGCGGCCCCCGACTACGTGGCCGGGGACCTGCATGCCTGGCCGGAGCACCCCGAGATACCCGCCCAGATGGAGGTCGTCGACGTGGCGGTGCCGACCGCGCACCTCCTCATGGCCGAGGAGATCTTCGGACCGCACATCCGTGCGGTGCAGCTCGTCTACGTCGACGACCGGGGACGCTGGCCCTGGCAGGTCGGGTTCCGCGGTGACCAGCCGGTGCTCGGACCGCGCGCGGACGTGCGGGCAGGGTGAAGCGGCGTGAGGCGGGTCAGTAGTACCAGGGGTACGGCGACCAGTCCGGCTCGCGCTTCTCGAGGAACTGGTCGCGGCCCTCCTGCGCCTCGTCGGTCATGTACGCCAGGCGCGTGGTCTCGCCGGCGAACATCTGCTGGCCGACCAGGCCGTCGTCGAGGAGGTTGAAGGAGTACTTCAGCATCCGCTGCGC
This genomic window contains:
- a CDS encoding DUF4262 domain-containing protein, encoding MCWHCDNPDKTRADYLDLIVGTIAEHGVFLQHVEKDRWRPPFTYTVGLTMLGHPELLVTGMHQRRAGPCLNRIAHGLRFHAAPDYVAGDLHAWPEHPEIPAQMEVVDVAVPTAHLLMAEEIFGPHIRAVQLVYVDDRGRWPWQVGFRGDQPVLGPRADVRAG